The genome window TCAGGAGTCATCCAGACACGAGTTTGTGTGGTTTAATGATATGATTTTTGGCGGTTGTGTTTCTACAACTGGTGCTCGGCTTTGTTTGCACGGAGCTGTATGTTACTAGCGATCAACAGCTAGCACCTTCCCACGATTTTCCATTCGTGGAAAAAACGGGTTCTGCTTACTAAGTTCATGAATGTGATAAGCGTCTGAGGATTGTGAGTTGTGGCTGTCTGACTGAGGTGTTGCAGGTTTGCTACGCTTCAATGGGCCGGGCCCAATATAGGATGCCGGTGATTGAGAGACAGGCCTTTATAAGTTACAGAACATTGCAACCAACACATactcaaaaatgaaaaaaaaaaaactgcaaacGAATATTTGGAACCATGGACGAGCATAAAATCTGATCAACTAATTGTCCTACTGAAAAAAGgcactcttcttcttcttttcaggCTTAAGGCAGCTGATGAATGCCTTAATTGTATACAGATAGCATCATTCCGTGGATGCATATGTAGTTATGCACAGTTATTAAATTTGCCAGATTCATGTACACTCCAAATCTGTCCCATGTACAGCACAGCTGATTTCTATACCTTGCTGCACTCACACCATCAGtcctaaggaatcacatctGGTATGATTCAGCCGAGTGCCGAGTTGCTACGTGCAGCTCCCCACGGCGATTTCATCTTTGAGGGTCTTCCTCTTGCCCTCGTGCTTATTCCCGGCCTTCGCAGGCTTTTTCAGCGTCTGCAGATACATAAGCGAGTTCACAAATCACAAGTTCAGAAATCATAACCGACAATGTTCAGAAGTGCGCCGACGCGGCATCGGTCGACTAATTTTAGCTTTGAGCGAGACGCCGGGACGACACAGTAGGATGGGCTCAGAGACACTGACCTTCTTGAGCAGCATGTCGGTCTGCCGCTCCATCTCTCGGATATGCTCCATGGTCATGCCGTACCACTCGTCGATCCACGCGAAGCACAGCCGGTGGCATGCCAGGAACAACGCCCTCTCCCCCTGCAAGGACGAAGCACACCGCATTAGTCATTAGCTCTGAACTTCTGAACGTTGTGCCGGTATACCAGGTACAGACTGACAGACTAACTAATGTTCAGAAAACGCCAATCCAGCGTACCGCGATGATGCAGTCTTCGATCCGTTCGCCCACGCCCCAGATAGGAGCATCCATGATCACCAGCTTGTACGTGGTCATGACCGGACGGCATGAATCCTGCAGCAAACATCATGCACTTGCATAAGTGAGGAGACGCATTGGAACAGAATGGAGAAAGCTTGCATGACTGCGTACCATCCACCCCTTCAGAAGAGGGCCTCGCTCTGTTCTCTGTGACTTGAAGGCTGTCAGGTCGATATTTGGAGCGCCGATCACCTTACTCCAGTAGTCTCGCGACATCGATGCGATGCTGATGACCTCGACTTCTCTTGCAGCCAATTGCTCACTGCTTAAGTTATGCACCTGATGTATAGTAGTACATTTTTAGTGTTCTGATACTCTACGTTGTCTGAGAGATTTTAATGTGGGACGATCACAATGGACTAACATTCTCAGAGCAACCATTGTCGGGTCTATTTACGGTGTCGATGGTCAATGAACACTTGCTGAAAAGTGGGCACTGATGACAAATGATGAAGAAAACCAAGTTAGTTCTTAAGTGTTGAGTTAGCAATGAAGAAGCAGATTTTGAAAACTACTTCTCAATAGTCAATACCTTGATCACTAGTGTGCGTCAGAGTAGATGCAGTTCACGGTATACATGAAAACACAATGGAGCTAGTTTAGCAGAAATTCTCACCCGTCGAATACTGCAAACTACGCTTTTATAAATGGCTAAAATTTAGTTGCAAACCTGTTCTACTCTTCGGAAATGCACACCAGGAGTCCTCATGCACAGTGAGAGCACTTGCCGGAGCGAAGCCTTTCATCCAAGATGGAATTTTGCTGCATATAATTTTACTTCTACTTTTAATTGTTGAACAAGTAGAGTTGGATGAATAAGAAAATTATGCTCCTAGATAAATACATAGTTTGCATATCTACTGTACTTATTGCAATAGTTTGAAATTATATTCCTTGATCATGATTACATTTACCTGCCtattcagtttttttttcaaggttACCTTACAAAATGTTTATACAAACTTTAGTTGATAAAAGTATTCACAAACTTCATAAACGCCTTAATCAGCATGTTTCTGAAACAACTAAACTCTGCTTAACAGTATTATATTTGTCTAACCCACCAAATGTACTTCTGGGAACAAATTCAACTAGAGTATTAGATGATCAAATTGAGATGCACGCAGACCTCTGCAAATGATATACTTTTGATGTGAATTGGCCCTTGCCAAGTTTCTCATCCTCAAATGGGACCTGCTGCAGTACCTCTACACCTTCCTTGCTGTTCGTGTTTTGCTGCTCCATCTTCATGATGGTGTAGCTGAGCCCTATTTCATACTGTAACAACAGAATTCAGCTTGATCAGTTCATTTTTCAACTCAACTACAAGAATGTAAAGCCTTCATTTGAAAATgttcttgtttgtctttttgGTGATCGTACCTCTTCCATCGACATAGGCATGACAATTCGACTTGGTGCAAGGTTGAAGTCAAGGTGTACCCAAATTCATGTAAAACCAAAAACATGGACAAAAGAAAGGTTGTGTACATAAAGTGAGAATCGATGAACATAAGAAGACCCCGTTTGACACACTCTGGATCCGAGATTCATGTTGGATCTAGAGTTTATATAATACAATAGAATGGtttaaacatttattttttgttcAAAATAAAAACTAGATGACTCAATCAAATACCTCCAATCCatccctagttccagattctaGATTTCTTGGAGCCGAATATTACCAGcttcaaaaaattcaagatcTGGATTCGTACCAAACGGCCCCGAATTATGGAAGGATACAATTCCTTGATCTGAACCATGGATGAAGTTGTATCGAAATGGCAAGTTTGATGGCTTCCTGAATtgctgttgaggaggaggaggaggagaattgctgttgaggaggaggaagaagagcttaTGCCTGTTTCCCTCTTCTCTGGTGATCGAAGAAGGCAATGGAGAAAACAAAGGAGAAATACTATACCCTTCAAATTGTTGTTTATACTTCTTGCATGAATACCCTCCCACAAATGTGAAATCCCAGGCTACTATCGTTGAAGAATACGTGATATTAAACACATTGACGTTCATAAATGGCAAAAAGGTTTTATCCTTCCAGTGCTAAGCTGATGTTTCTGGAGGACAAACATGCAAAGCACCCTGAGACGGCCGAGTCTACATCAAGCCAGGTGTGAGGTGGGTAGTTTACAAACGTCACCGGTTACCTTTATGTAACGTATCTTGCAGCTTATGAGAAAGATGCTGGCATCCGCCCGGCCGCCCACACGATTGTGTTCGCTCCTTTTCGTTCTTGCGCCAGGGGAAAAACACTTGGCCTGGGGGAATTTATGCCTTGGAAAGGCACCGTTCTATCGTGCAATCACGATCTTGGCTGTTGCTTGCCTGATCTAGTGGCCGGAGTTGATTGCAACGAAGATCGTCAGACATCACCTGAACCCCTTTCTAACAGGCTTCAACTCGTGAGCATATAACAAGAACAAGAATGGTTTAAAACAATAAACTATTACTAGTCACCAGCAACTATTTCTACAGGCTGTCTTGAgaaaatagatttattttacATGTTATCAAATATATTCACCATGCATTTCTCTATGCCTGAAATTTCAAACTGAGAACAAAGTATATTTGATTGTATGGACTCCGAAACTGACGTTTTTCTGAACACAAACTGTTTCATATGTATGTCCGGAAGCTTGCTGAAATGATTAATCATGGTTCAAGAGGACAATGGAAGAAATGCTTTGATTACTTGCAAGATCAAATAGGTGGACTTGGTCGGCAACAGCTAACACCTACACAAcataaatagtttttttacGTGTTAGGTGTATAAACACAAACAGAGCAGCCTGTATGACGGATAATGCCGTAAAAATGTGTGGCCGTCCTAATTCGTTGCTTGGCGAATTTTTATTGTCAACAATGATCCGATTCCACAGAGCTTGCTAGTACTGCTGTTTGAGCCTCAGGCAAGTAAATTCTAGGGTTTAAAAGCTTCTCCGGAGTTGAAATGAAATTTACTGAGTCGAGGCCGTGGAAAATGTGGTATGGCTATGGCGCTAGAGGGGTGTTTCATCCGGTTTCAGAGAAGATGCTACCGAACACCATTTCTTTCTGAAACGCGATGGAGGGAAGATTCTAATGGATATTCCATAATATACCAGTGGATGATCCTTGTACCATTTTGCCTACTTCCTCCATCACGCAATCTTGGTTTGGGGTTACTTATGGGCTTTCTTTCTTCTAAATACATTCATTTCTTGTATGCTAGTTTATACAAGTTTAGGATTCTAAATATATGATATATCCAAATAGCATGCCTTTATGCAGTCAAATATGGTCAACTAACGGTGAAACCGGCGGTGGAAAATAAAAACATGCAGTAGTAGAAAAATGAAAGGCAATAAAATGGATGCAGAACCAAAATTTGAGGTCGGCTTAATGGCAAAAGCAAAAGTTGCTCCGCTGTTTTATGCTAGTTTATACAACTTAAGAAATTTGAGTATGCAATGCACAACAATAACATTGTTTGGGAAAGAAACTATCATCTACTAACAAAGTGCGATGAGAAACAAGTCACAAGAATGGCTCAAGCTTCAAGAAGGTTGTCTAATCTATCTTTTTTCTGACTTTGGCTTAATGGTcaagggtctatatttatactgatattcagaGTGTAAATATATAAATGTGCTCATATGTCTTAGCATCGACTAGGACCTCCGAAATGTAGTAAACCACCCTCTGAATAGAGCGgccttccttctcttccttATGTACGAGTACGCTGCTCACGATAGAGGCAAAGACAGATACGTATAAGAGGAGCCCCTCTCCCGCAAGGGGTATGACGAGCGTCTGGAGGCTGGAGATGTGAGCTTTTAGGGTCTCGAAGGCATCTTGGTACTCCATCGTCTATGTGAATGGCCTAGAGCCCCTTAACGTTTTAAATAACGAAAGGTTGTGCTCGGCAGACTTGGCAAGGAAACGGCTGAGGGCTGCCAGACGACTGGCCAGGCGATGGACGTCCTTCAGATTAGTGGGGGTGCCATTCAGTAATGGCACAAATTTTGCTAGGGTTAGCCTCGATGCTACGCCTAGAGATGAGGTACCCTAGAAATTTTCCAGCTTTGGCGCTGAAGACGCATTTCTTCAGGTTGAGCCGTACACCGGCGGCCTGAAGGCTATTGAAGGTTTCATGAAGGTCCGCAATATGGTCTACTTCAAGCTTTCTCTTCATGACTATATCGTCAATGTAGGCCTCCACGTTGCGGCCCAActattgctctaggattttctGTACTAAGCGGGAGAATGTGGCTCCAGCATTCCGGAGACCAAAAGGCGTCTGAACATAGCAATACACCCCGAAGGGGGTGATGAAGCTAGTCTTGCCCTCGTCTTTAGCGACCATCAACACCTAGTGGTACTCGGAGTATGCATCTAGAAAGCTCAATAACTCGTAGCCAGCAGTGGAGTCCACCAGTTGGTCTATGCGAGGGAACAGGTATGGGTCTCGAGGGCAGGATTTGTTGAGTGCTGTGAAGTTGATGCACATGCGTCATTCCCATTAGGCTTCTTGGCCAAGACGGGATTTGACAACCACTCTAAGTGGATGACTTCCCAGATGGCGCCGACCTTCAGcagcttctggacctcctcctTCATGGCCTCCGCTCATTCGGTTGATAGCTTGCGGAGCCCTTGTCATATAGGCCTAGCCTGCGGGTTGACCTGGAGGGTATGCTCAATCATGTAGCGATCAACTCCGGGGAGGTCCTGCGGAGACTATGCAAATACATCAGAGTTGTCCCCTAGAAGGGCTACCAACTGAGCTTCTTGCTCCGGAGTGAGGTCGGTCCTAATTTGGAAAATTCGATCAAGGTTCCTCATACCCAACGAAACGTGCTTGATGTCCCCCTCTGATTGGGGGCTTTAGAGGGACCCGGTGCTCAGGGCACGCTAAAGGGGGTCTTCGAGGGGGCCTTTAGTCACGTTATGCACGTGACGACTATCGAGTGGGGTCGGGTACCCGTATTCGATGTATCTAGCAAGGTGTTGATCATCATGGATGGAGATCAACCCTAGGGCCCATGCATCTTCACGCAGAGATAGTTGTGATAGGGGACTGCTTTGAATTGGTTAAGGGTACCTCGGCCTAGGATGACGTTGTAGGTGTAAGGCGTGTCTACAATGTCGAAGGTGATCATCTCGGTCCGCATAGCGGGGCCTTCGCTGAAGGTGACCGGTAGTTCCATTCGACCCAGGGCATCGAGGGGAGCCCCATTGAATCCTTGAAGAGGCCTTCGGGCTAGGGAGAGTCAGCTCCACGAACTgcagagctggtcgaaggcatgtatgaagaTGATATCCGCGGCGCTTTCCCTATCGACCGACACCCTTTAGACTTCGACCTCGGCAATGTTGGTGGTGATGACCAGCGCATTAGTATGGGCAAGTTTACCCCCATAGCATCATCATGGGTGAAAGTCACCAGGGCTTCGGCCTATCCGGGGATTTGGCGGTGGATGCTGGTGGCCCTGACGTGGTTGACCCCCCACGCATAGTCTCATTGTTGCAGTTTTGAGGACCCACCAGCAGGTCCTCCTCCTGTTATGGTGAGGACTACTTGCCTAGCATGATCCCCCTCATCGACGTGATGCACCGTAGGCAACGGAGTGGCGGAGGTAGAGCTGGCAATGGATGGTTTAGCAAAGCCAGGTGGTCAATCTGGTGGCCTGCTGCCAACCTATGACCCCTGCGCTACTCGTGCTGGCCCTGTCCCCCACCGCGCATGCTGCCTGCCTCTCGAGGTATTCTTCTCAGAAGGTGATGATGGTCCGGCAATCTTCAGTGTTGTGGGAACATCTTGTCCTATGTAGAGTGCACCAATATCTTTTGTCTGGCTGTCGGCTCGGGGCACGCTGCCGCTTTGGGAAGGCTCTAGAGCTCCCCGACTGTGCCCTCTGGAACAGGACATGTTCGGAGCCCCTTGGGATTGAGCGATGTTGTGAACGTCACGTCGTTGCCATTGTGGGGGCCTTTGTACCCTAGAGCTTTtggcctcctcgaagccccttTTTTCCAACAGAGGTGGCAGGGCATGTGAGGAGCCTGCTTGTGAGGCCAACTTCTCGTGCTCAACGCTAGGGGTAGTGGCGAAAATAAGGACCTCCTGATGGAGCCACACTTCATCCGCCTATGCGTATTCCTTGAAATTGCACATGATGGTGCTCACCAAGCACATCAGGCGTCACTGTAGCCTATCGAAGAGAGGTCCAGAGGCTGGGCCTTGGTTTGCAATGTCGATGATTAATGATTTTAAAATGTCCTTTACCTGGGTCTTGATTTGAGCAAACCTCCAGAAGTACTACCGGAGGGTCTCATCGAGTTGTTGCTTAATTGCATACAGGCTCCCCGAGGTTACCGGCTCGATGAAGGTACCCTATAAGCTGTTTCAGTAGGAGTCTCTGAGTTGGGCTCATGCATAGATGGATCCAGGCTCAAGCGCTTAGAACCACTGGATGGCTACCCCCTCTAGATGGAGAGGAAAACACTTGCCCATGGTGGCGTGCCCGCCTCCATTGGCCTTGACGGTGATGGTGTATGCGCAAGTGAACTCCTCGGATCCGAATCACCTTTGGATTTAGGTAGCTTGGGGTCTGGAACCCGTCTGGGAAGGGTACGGCCTGTAGGTCCACCTAAAGGGGAGAGTCAGAGTAGACGAGCGGGGCCTTGCGTCGACGGGTCCAAGGCTCCACTGCCTATTGGTCGATTGTGGACGACGTGTGGTGATGATGTGTCATGACAACAAGGCCCTCGTTGGCCCCCGGAGCCTAGGCCAGCACAACGTTGGCCGCTACGGGTGCTACAACAGCTATGTTGATAGGTGGTTGTGCCTCCCACAGGGCCGCCTGCAGCTCCTCCAGCTGAGCCACGAGAGCCACTACGTGTGCCTGCTGGCCGACCGCGGTAGCTTGTGCGGCCATGACCTTAGCCTTAGCCCCTCGGGGTACCCCGAGGTCCGTACATTGTTGCCGTCGAGGGGCCTCTGACGCTAGTGTCAACCACGACCAGGGACATGTCCAGACCGCCATTAGCCCTGGGTCCTCATTTTGGCCTGTGGAGGGGCTGACATCGGCAAAGCGTGAGTTTGGGTGCGGTGGCCGGGTGGACCTTCGCATGGGCATGGCCGGGGAATCGGCCGCCTGGGCCATTGCACTGGCagtcttcttctttggtggtATCTTACCTCTTCTAGTGCTTCTACGCTTATTCTCTCTCCATAGACGACGCcactgttggtgaaagaaaccATCTTCCACGGACGAAGTGCGGCGAGAGCCAAGTCACAagaatggctcaagcttgaaggAGAGACGGAGAAGGAGGGAACACCAAGGTTATCTGAGCAATCTTTTTTCTGTCTTTGGCTTGATGGctaagggtctgtatttatactgatattcagagtgtaaatatacaaatatgcCCATAGGAGGCAGGCATAGGTGTATGTCTTATATTGTACCACTATAGAGCAGGCTAGCCCAGTAAATTATCCCTACGACTGGTAAGGCGATTGTTCTAGAGACGGGTCATCCATTCTGGCACCGTACTACACCAGCGTGTTAGACAACCACCACTTGAGCCATCGTTTCAGGCGACCACCACTTGCATCATCATGTCAGGCGGCCACCACCTGCACTAGCATTAAATGCCAGTGACCTCGCTACATGTGGGGGTGGCCTACGAACCCTTCCTGGTTGATCTTTCCGAAGGATTGAAGGCTCCGGGGGTCTAGAGGCATGACCTCTGAGACTGCCCCGGAGCCTCAGGTCCCAGAGAGGGCCGGAGCCTGGTGATCTTTGGGCCCGGACCACCAGGACCAAGGGACAAGATCCTTAATGTCATCCCCCAACGAACTTAACTACTCAAATTAAAGGACTGATCATGCAATTTATTTCTTGCAATGGTTTTGCCGAAAACAGAAGAAATTCTTTGATAATTCTGCTTGGACAGGTGTTGCTCAAATGTATAAAGAAACCAAAATGAAATTGTAGAGGCCCGAGTATGCATAAGCATGGCCTCGACAGCCTAGCCCATGTAGAGTTTTGGGCTTTAAAGCTCACGAATAGACCAGGTTATCATGTTAAACTGTGGAGGAGACCATGCATGCACACATTGCGCCTTTAAAGTTGTGAGGAGACTAAGTAGTACATCTAACTATGATTGGAGCTCTTCCATTCTGCAGTTATTAACATGTTGGATATAGTGCTGGCCAAATGGGCTGTGCCTATTGGACTGACCTAAGGCACGACACGGTAGGCAAGGCTCAGGCACGACACAATCTGAGGTGAGATGGGACGGGCCGTACCTAGGCTGACACCTCGGCATAGCATGCCAGCACGACCCGACCCAGCTTAGACGGGTCGGCATGGGCACGGCCGCCTTGGCCGCCCTGGCCCCACACCCAACCACGCCACCCCGCCCCCACCTCACCTGGTAATGCCGCCCCACCCCGTGCTGCCACCCTGCCCAGCCCCCGCCTTGCCCAACTGCGCCGCCATGCAGCACCACccgtgaaagtgcatctagcccttaagtggttttggtaattaatggcAATACCTGtggactaacaatattattgaaAATTATTAGTAAGCTGTTTcataagtgatgacaatacctatagactaacaattatattgggaatgagctctaagtgataatcgggtaagtgatgacaatacctatggactaacaattatattgggaattgttattaggattattccataggagatgcataagaaacAAAGTATGGATTCGTTGAAGAATgccatgagataaaaaaatgcatcattatcattgagctcttagtgatgctcatgaaaTGAATGAGAAGCttaagaagattgacaataagcaaAAAGACTAAGTtatttgtggagatcaagtaactaaatgtatgaCATTGTTTATTAGATTTCATTGACCAACTCGTGTGCTTGTGCTTGAaggtgagttggggttagatttcataagaaggcatgagttgaattaagatattcaatatgccaagtcagaagagcaagatcaagaaaaGTTTAATGGATAagttgtgtgcttgatgcttgtggttcatacataagtggtgaaccggatgaagatgatataaaaAGAGAAATCTTACATGCTTAGTGCgtgggaagcaatcaagtgaacttcatcaacCTTTTGAAAGATAAAGTAAAGATCAAAATGGAAGCGAAGATGATCATCatcgagagagaagaggagttgatgacaagctttgaagagctatgagaagcatcACGACTTGGATAATGTGTTCATCAAGCCTGatgggattgctcaaggcaaaggtataactagaataggttttctagttttgccggACTCAAGGAATTTGGTGGGAGACCAGGTTATAGGATTGATAGCCATACTATCAACAGGGACTGCCGAAAGCAgtgctcgattgttgtgtcgagtgcttaaaccatgtgcttagtgcgagatgtgtttatattgagagttcgctttaggagtccAGAATATCTAAACGGTGTTTTAGATCTAACCCTTTGTATTGTCGGCCTTAGTGGCGAAAAGTGGTTGTAGCCAAGCCTTAGTGGTATTTGGCATGTTCCATGTGGTTCCTAATTTAATATTAGGGGATTATGCTTTGGACAATAGGTGAAAGTGTTTGAATCAGTCTTTAGAGTGTTCCTAGCTTTGATCAGATAtttttgagatcatgaattcagtatgGATATGTATCCCTCTGAATAGCTTTCCGTAGAATCtgaaatcgtcgaaatcggatttcggaatcaaaagttatcgccgttttttaGTGTCAGTTTTGCtcggaagttccaatgtgtAAGGTCAGAAGTTCCAATGTCAGTCAAAAATTCTGATGTTTTAGGAATCAGGGGCTCTTGGTTTTCTAATTAGTTTataatcggaagttctgatattTTGGTCAGAAGTTCTGATCTAAATCGGATTGTCCGATATCCTCAAAACCTTAGGTTCTCGGTTGGGGTTGCTGctaatcgaaagttctgatccaagcatcggaagttctgatgtgtgcTGGGAAAAggctgtaatggctagtttctgaccGTTGGGATTATttggatcggaagttctgatcagTACAGAATCtgtctaacggctagtttttcagagtgggTTATAAATACCACTTAGCCTCATTTTGTGGGGCTAGTTACTAAGAGGGTTTTGTGCTGCTCTTGTGAGGTGTTTtaaacttggtgttccaccttgaGTGCTCCCTTTTCCTCTCTAAGAAGTTCGGTGAAAATcaagccttggtggcttagtgagtagagagagatGTGTGTAAggggtgtggtgctttggtagcccacgGATTGCCACATaggttgtgtgtgtttgagcactcggtGTTGATCGTGCGCAAGTTCGCgagtttattactcttggagaccaccatCTCCTAGACGGCTCGGTGGGTTGCCAGTGATCTACtgaagtgaagattgtgagaaGGCCCAGAAGTGGTTGcagaactcaccatctccggagtggagaaGAGTTGGCCATTGTGGAGGCGAGGAGTGCATACGTGCAGCCtcgtgaggaaaagggttgaaaaagacccaactcaagtgtgatcgagcttcctcaacagagacataggatatcggtggatatctgaacttcgggaaaaAATCATTTGCTTTCGTGTTTA of Phragmites australis chromosome 3, lpPhrAust1.1, whole genome shotgun sequence contains these proteins:
- the LOC133912244 gene encoding uncharacterized protein LOC133912244, with the protein product MVQIKEFRIVMPMSMEEYEIGLSYTIMKMEQQNTNSKEGVEVLQQVPFEDEKLGKGQFTSKVYHLQSKIPSWMKGFAPASALTVHEDSWCAFPKSRTVIKCPLFSKCSLTIDTVNRPDNGCSENVHNLSSEQLAAREVEVISIASMSRDYWSKVIGAPNIDLTAFKSQRTERGPLLKGWMDSCRPVMTTYKLVIMDAPIWGVGERIEDCIIAGERALFLACHRLCFAWIDEWYGMTMEHIREMERQTDMLLKKTLKKPAKAGNKHEGKRKTLKDEIAVGSCT